The segment CCCCGGAGACTCCCGCAAGGATAAGAAATAGCGGTTAGCGGGCAGGGAAGGTATCGCGGGGGCGGACGCCggggccccccggccccccaaaGTCGTCATGACCATCGAGATGGAGCTGCGGGGGGATGCCGCCGAGGCCGctcgccccccgcccgccgcccgctcccccaGCCGGGGCAGTCTCAGGAGCGCCCTGATGCACATCATCAAGCCGAACGCCGGGACCTGACGCCCAGCCGCTGGCGGAGGGGGGGGgccaggacgcggcccccccAGCTCCGGGAAGCGGCTGCCCCGCGGCGCGGGACCCGGCGAGGAGCAGGGTGTGGTCCTCGCCCCGGGTCCCCCGGCCTCGGGGACACCCCGGcgtccccccaccccgtcccgATGCCCCTTGGTTGGTACCTTCCTCTGCGCAAccgctgccctgcccagccccgggcacTGATGTAATTTTTCTATTTGAAGATGCAACCACTGAATTTTTGGGTCTGTCCCCCACGGGCTGCCTtggtccccccctccccagggacctGCGTGGTCCCCACGGGACCGagccgccccctccctccccgtcACCCCCCCCAAACCAGTCTCCGGGAGGGTTTCTCTGCCCCCATCGTTGCTCCTTTTCTGGCCGTTTTCTCGTCTCTCTCCGCAACTGAACCCAAATGACGTTGCGGGGTGGCTCCCGCCCCGTCCCCTCCGTCCCGCTCCCGTCCCCCATTAACCCTCCCGCCTCGtaacccccagcccccccgcgtCGGCTGGAGCCTCgcggaggaggagaggctgcggccgggctggaggagctgccagTGCCCATCACCCCAGAGCCGGGCGCCGCTCCCCAACATGTTTTTCTACGCCCTGTCCGTGTCCCCCCATCCCACGGCGCCATTAATAAAACTCACATCTCCAGGAGCCCCGTGTCCGCCCCGGCTCGTCGCTGTTCCCTGTTCAAGGTGGGGGTGTCAGGGAGGGGGGGGCGGAGGGTGGCTGAGCACTTGTGAACTCGCTGCatggaccccccccagccccaccagggaAAGGGGTGTCGCTGCCACTGTCCCGGTTTCCCCGGGGGCGAGGTGACATCTCGAGGGCATCCTCGCggcaccccagggaccccccgcAGCCGGGGTGGGGCTGTCCCCGGGGCCACCCATCATGGCTGCACCCCACCCTAGGGCCACCTTCCCCCTCGTCCCCATTAGCTGTTAATTAAAGCTCACGCCAATTAACACAGAGGCCCCATCTCAGGTGCTGCCCTGGGTGCACGGCCCCGGGCACAGCCTAGGGGgggtcttccccccccccccagccatcGCCCACCCAGCAGTGACCATCCCCATCCTGGCAGCAGGGGCTCAGGGAGGGACGACAGCTCTGGCTTCGGGGGGGTTTGGGGCGCTGGGCTGACTCtgcgcccccccagccccatcctgccgCGGCACCGTCCCAGCAAGgggcccccgcgctgcccccccgGCCCTAGAACTGTCTTTTCCCTAATAAGTCTTCAGAGCGAGCGGGGGCCCAGCCCGACCCCGGGGTGTCCCCTGGGCCCTTTCCCTTGGCCACCGAcgctgtttttctttccagggaGCTATTTCTGCCAACGCTCTGCGGCTCCACGCCAGGGCCCGGTGTCCTCGGTCACCCCGCAGCATCGGGCACCGCAGGGACCGGCCCTGAGCGCACGGAAATCCCCCTGCACCCCGccagtggttttattttacacCCCAACGCATTTTTTCCCCACCACCAGCAGGTACCTCCAGCCCTCGGTGATGCCGGGGCTGGGAACCGCTGCCAAAGTCAGCCCCGAGCGAAAACTTTGATGCCTGGAGGGACAGGGCCCTGCGAGGCCTTCATCCCCCGAGGAAGAGGAGCAAGTGGCAGCATCTCTCATCACTGCTGCCCTGCGAGGCCTTCATCCCCCGAGGAAGAGGAGCAAGTGGCAGCACCTCTCATCACCGCTGCACAGAGCGGCGTGATGGGAAATGGGGCCACGGCACCGGGGGCTGAGACCCAGCGGCTGATAAATTAAGCAgattttcatggggaaaaaaactccaaTCAGAGGGTGACAGAAGAGCCTGCGGGGGGATGAAGCCGTTCCCAACGCTCCACCCAAGGGGTCCCATCCCGGTGGGGGAACCCTCTGCCCACGTCCCGGggcccccctgcccacccccccccaggcGGGGACAGCCTGGCACCCCCGGGGCTGTTTTTAACGGGGGGCTCCACCCGCTCCCCCAAAGGGGGACCCGGGGGTCCTACCCAGTGGGGGACAGTCCCCGCACCCCCTCCCACAGACCACACACCGGCCCGGCTCCTCTTCCGGATGGTTTATTCTTTACACATGCTGAATCCCCCcaggggaggggacggggacaggAGCGTGGGGAGGGGCAGTGCGGGGTGGGGAGCACTCTGTGCCGGGGGGGGGCCCGGTTTCCCGTGGTGGGCTGCAGCCAGACCCGTCctccccacagcatcccacctCCTGGGACGGGACAGGGGCTTCCCTCGCTTGGGGGACACTGGTGTCCCCCCCAAATCCCCAGCAGCCAGCTTGCTGCCATGGCCAGGGAAATGGAGGCTGTCCCAGGGAAAAGAGCGTTTCCATGCCCTCCCCCTGCACAAGGGCCACCTCCACTCCGGGGGACACGGGATTCAGCCGCGTCTCCCCCACATCGACCCCCCAGCTTCACCCAGGGTCCAGGCTCAGGGGTGGGCGAGGGGTAGGGAAGGGCCGAGCCCCCCCGGCTCCGCTCGCAGAGGACGGGGCAGCCCCGGTATGGCAGAGGTCAGGATGGGACCGTGCCCACGTGAAGAGCGGGGTGCCCGCCGCGGGCAGGGGGTCCCGGGACCCCGGAGCTGCTCAGGGCCCCGACTCCTTCTTCCGCTTCTGGAAGCGGCGGAATTTCCCCTGGATGGCGAGCGCGGCTTTCTCCGTCTCGGGTGCACTCAGGTCGATGTcgatctcctcctcctcctccaccttcttGGGGTCACCAGCTTTGGCTGAGGAGGGGGGACACAGGACAGGGGCTGCTCTGGTTGCAGCCTGGCACCCCCAgacccaccccagcaccctgacgccccccccagcagcagggtACACCCAGGGGGGCACCCTGCCACCCCCCCCAGGGGAAGGACAGAGCAGGTCCCCAAATCCATTCAGGTGTGTTCCCCCCCCGCGGTGGGGACACAGATCCTgggggctctgttttggggacaggAGCTGCCGGCGGTCCCCAGGGCAGAGCGGGGGGGCTCGGGCAGAGGTGACACTGGTGTCGGGGGTCCTCACCTTCCTCCTGCCCGCCGGGGGCCTCCGCCGCGGAGGGGGACTCGTGGGGGCTGCGCTGCGAAGAGAAAGGGGTGTCCGGGGGTGACACGGGGCCCCCGGCAGCAAACCCGCACCGGGGTAGGGGACAACGGGCTCCGCTTTGCCGGGGACCCCCCGCggtcccccccccgcctccagcccCCCCCACCATTCCCAGGGCAATTCCTCTCCCGGCCCATCGctaaaaacaaagggaaaagggaaaccCCCGCGCTCCGCCCGGCGCCGGGTCCTCACCCCGCTCATGGTCGCTCCGGTGCCGCCGCTCCCGGTGCGGCCCCTCGCGCTGCCACCGCCTTTATAGGGGCGCGGCTGAGTGACGGCCGCGGGCAGCCAatggggcgcgggggcggggccgcgtgGGGACCTGCCCCCCCGCGTGTCGCACCCCCCCTCCGAGCCTCGACGCCCCGCGGAGCCGGACCCGGGGGGAACCGTGGGGGGGGTCGTGGCTGTTGTCACCCCCTGAGCTGGCGCCGTCCCGGGGCACCCCAAAGGTGGGAGGTGACacccgggggggggacacaggcgCTGCCCGGGGGTCCTGGGACAGGGACGCTGCTGGCACCTCCCAGCGTCAGGACGGCCACCACCGTGGTTCCTGTCCCCTCCGGGCTCTGCTGCCACGAACACCCCCACAGCACCCATgtgcctgcctgtcccctgcctgtcccctccATGCCTGCCTGTCCCCCATGTCTGCcatgcctgtccctgcctgtc is part of the Strix aluco isolate bStrAlu1 chromosome 30, bStrAlu1.hap1, whole genome shotgun sequence genome and harbors:
- the PCP4L1 gene encoding Purkinje cell protein 4-like protein 1, with translation MSGRSPHESPSAAEAPGGQEEAKAGDPKKVEEEEEIDIDLSAPETEKAALAIQGKFRRFQKRKKESGP